The following are from one region of the Paenibacillus sp. JZ16 genome:
- a CDS encoding TetR/AcrR family transcriptional regulator, whose product MTIKKNEADPRVIRTRRLLQDAFASLIQEKDFESITVRDIAERATVNRATFYAHFVDKFEILEARLMESFMTIINRRISGHEVLNEETIQSIFLGICDFHKGLSTMCKRRYTSLGAVFELQIKEKIQTILLSFIDKEKMLSTPNAQFLINTASIMLSWGMYGAAYVWNNEGRLISAESFVKQTMPLVMNGAKELLG is encoded by the coding sequence ATGACAATCAAAAAGAATGAAGCTGATCCTCGTGTGATACGTACACGGCGACTACTTCAAGACGCTTTTGCTTCATTAATTCAAGAAAAAGACTTTGAATCGATAACCGTTAGGGATATTGCAGAGAGGGCTACTGTTAACAGAGCGACTTTTTATGCGCACTTTGTAGATAAATTCGAAATTCTTGAGGCCAGACTAATGGAATCCTTTATGACAATCATAAATCGTAGAATAAGCGGTCACGAAGTATTAAATGAAGAAACCATTCAGAGTATTTTTCTAGGTATATGCGATTTTCACAAGGGTCTAAGCACTATGTGCAAAAGAAGGTATACCTCACTTGGAGCTGTATTCGAACTTCAAATAAAGGAAAAAATTCAAACGATACTGCTTTCCTTTATAGACAAAGAAAAGATGCTATCGACTCCAAACGCGCAATTCTTAATAAATACAGCTTCTATCATGCTAAGTTGGGGGATGTATGGGGCTGCTTACGTTTGGAACAATGAGGGGCGACTCATAAGTGCGGAATCATTCGTTAAACAGACTATGCCCTTAGTGATGAACGGAGCCAAAGAATTGCTGGGATAG
- a CDS encoding MFS transporter yields MKSTWKVYVLALVSFLVGTSNYIISGILDRIAETLGTSVAAAGQLITVYSLAYAVGTPIFMALTAKMDRRKLLLYSLGLFIAANLLTFILSGFGLFIAARIITALGAGVVTVNALSIASKIASPGKQASAIANVTMGITASLIIGVPLGRMVASAFGWKAVFLAIAIVGVIAMLVIAAVFPRIQGDKPVPLIKQFALLKKPQVLVALAITFFWLGGYSLAYTYISPFLLEVTHLNDSLISAALFVFGIASLIGSKVGGYSADKRGIKYTLVSGMVLHVISLILLSLVGQSVIAVFAILILWSFAAWSSAPAQQFNLVSLVPESSGVMLSLNSSMMQLAMAVGAGIGGLIVNRVSLASITWFGVLGVLIAIIAVIVLSSMASRHSAVKASTNQSC; encoded by the coding sequence ATGAAGAGCACATGGAAAGTTTACGTTCTAGCCTTGGTCAGCTTTTTAGTTGGAACATCCAATTACATCATTTCCGGGATATTGGACCGGATCGCAGAGACGTTGGGAACAAGCGTTGCGGCAGCAGGCCAGCTCATTACGGTTTATTCTCTGGCCTATGCGGTCGGCACGCCTATTTTTATGGCGCTGACGGCCAAAATGGACCGGCGTAAGCTCCTCCTTTATTCACTGGGTCTCTTTATTGCCGCAAATCTACTGACATTTATATTGTCCGGCTTCGGTCTCTTCATTGCCGCGAGAATCATTACGGCGTTAGGCGCGGGGGTGGTCACCGTTAACGCGCTCAGCATCGCCTCCAAAATCGCTTCGCCAGGCAAGCAGGCTAGCGCCATCGCCAACGTTACCATGGGCATTACCGCATCGCTCATCATCGGCGTCCCCCTCGGCAGAATGGTAGCCTCGGCTTTTGGCTGGAAAGCGGTATTTCTGGCCATCGCCATTGTCGGTGTCATCGCCATGCTTGTCATTGCTGCGGTTTTTCCACGTATACAGGGCGACAAGCCTGTCCCTTTGATCAAACAATTTGCTTTGTTAAAAAAACCTCAAGTTTTGGTTGCTTTAGCGATTACTTTTTTCTGGTTGGGAGGATATTCCCTCGCCTATACCTACATCTCCCCTTTTCTGCTAGAGGTGACTCATTTAAATGATTCATTGATTAGCGCAGCACTGTTCGTGTTCGGCATTGCCAGTTTGATTGGCTCGAAAGTCGGCGGCTACAGCGCTGATAAACGGGGTATTAAATACACGCTCGTTTCAGGGATGGTGCTTCACGTCATTTCGTTGATTTTACTATCCTTAGTCGGACAGTCGGTCATTGCCGTATTCGCCATTTTGATCCTCTGGTCTTTTGCCGCCTGGTCATCCGCTCCGGCGCAGCAATTTAACTTGGTTTCGCTTGTTCCTGAATCCTCGGGCGTCATGCTGAGCTTGAACAGTTCCATGATGCAACTTGCCATGGCTGTCGGCGCAGGAATCGGCGGGCTGATCGTTAACCGTGTTTCTTTGGCATCCATTACCTGGTTCGGGGTACTCGGCGTACTCATTGCCATCATTGCCGTGATTGTATTGTCCAGCATGGCATCACGGCATTCGGCGGTGAAGGCCTCCACTAACCAATCATGCTAA
- a CDS encoding peptidase M56 BlaR1, producing MKNVRVYSKGIRKLIGLVIIVCVVGGVLGYQSSFAKSTNNQSSEHSPNYPENENGQTYGSSSDAASPETEPELISAIGIDGTTGYVLKKDLDGEQPKSPQDAIAIQNNSSPDGRDIPLYEVEGTTVIGVFRVGGK from the coding sequence GTGAAAAATGTGAGGGTGTATTCTAAAGGCATCAGAAAATTGATTGGTCTGGTTATTATTGTTTGTGTAGTAGGAGGTGTACTGGGGTACCAAAGCTCATTTGCTAAAAGCACGAACAATCAAAGCTCCGAACATTCTCCTAACTATCCTGAAAATGAAAACGGGCAGACATACGGTTCATCCTCAGATGCTGCTTCTCCAGAAACAGAACCCGAATTAATTAGCGCAATAGGCATAGATGGCACTACAGGATATGTGCTGAAAAAAGATTTAGACGGTGAACAACCAAAGTCACCCCAAGATGCCATCGCGATACAGAACAATAGTTCACCAGATGGTCGTGATATCCCTCTTTATGAAGTTGAAGGTACAACCGTAATTGGTGTGTTTCGTGTTGGAGGAAAATAA
- a CDS encoding S1C family serine protease, whose translation MSREVFSIRNDEPNDTKTSADPVNDTDIPLEWEEEFWNLEDDNEEDELNPPPKRTWIKKTIIIMLAILLLGNLIAFIPQIYNLPTLRFLKKDSQLSQDEQIQQYKQAVVNVSIDGRKGTGFNIAPNGLIITNQHVMDNDKACIIQFFNGKTYLADVIVSDSEIDISILKIRDNANNLPTLQLETEIAYQEGDPIHVIGNPLAFSRIATEGTVLGFTPLESPQLPMLMIQAPIHNGNSGSPVINNKGNVIAVVYATTTTSQGGLSIPIGLAIPIDYLEKYEKIMFQ comes from the coding sequence TTGAGCAGGGAGGTATTTTCCATCCGTAACGATGAGCCGAATGATACCAAAACATCCGCCGATCCGGTAAATGATACTGATATCCCACTTGAATGGGAAGAAGAATTTTGGAACCTGGAAGATGACAATGAAGAAGATGAGTTGAATCCACCACCCAAAAGAACATGGATCAAAAAAACAATTATTATTATGTTGGCCATTCTTCTACTCGGTAATCTAATTGCTTTTATACCACAGATTTATAATCTACCGACACTACGGTTTTTGAAAAAGGATTCACAGTTATCACAAGATGAACAGATCCAGCAATATAAGCAAGCCGTTGTCAACGTTAGTATTGATGGTCGGAAAGGTACAGGGTTTAATATCGCTCCAAACGGACTCATTATAACGAATCAACATGTTATGGATAATGACAAGGCTTGCATCATCCAATTCTTTAATGGAAAAACATATTTGGCAGATGTTATCGTAAGTGACAGCGAGATCGATATCTCCATACTAAAAATTAGAGACAATGCGAACAACCTACCTACACTCCAATTGGAAACAGAGATAGCCTATCAAGAAGGCGACCCTATTCATGTCATCGGAAATCCGCTAGCATTCTCTCGAATCGCCACTGAAGGCACAGTGCTAGGATTTACCCCATTAGAGAGTCCACAGCTCCCCATGCTCATGATACAGGCTCCAATTCATAACGGAAACAGCGGCAGCCCTGTTATTAACAATAAGGGAAATGTGATTGCAGTTGTGTATGCCACAACAACTACATCACAGGGAGGCCTCTCTATCCCCATAGGTCTTGCTATTCCAATCGATTATTTGGAGAAATATGAAAAGATTATGTTTCAATAG
- a CDS encoding ATP-dependent DNA helicase, with protein MQRYPFSYDPSEPFVKQVGDWVADVFYDVLPEHGFDVRDEQIFMAYQLERAYASKKTIFAEAGVGTGKTLVYLLYAVNYARYTRKPAVIACADESLIEQLVKQEGDIAKLARYLDLQIDARLGKSPDQYLCLKKIDGVRLQDEDAAVIEDVYENLPDFVHSPGTMQSFYPYGDRKEYPHLNDEQWNKINWDSFQDCFVCDQRHRCGMTLSRDHYRKSTDLIICSHDYYMEHVWTYEGRKREGQLPLLPEHSSVVFDEGHLLESAAQHALSYKLKHSAYEEIITRLLDGEIRETLAERIEDSIDQSQLVFSLVAEQSTAIPGSDRKQIRMDEKLLQELNRWKGTIEAIDEELVFESGLHTLDEYKLRIVEEHLEMIQTALHLFRDPDTFICWAEENEDGAATLAIMPQTVKEVLKERVFGLQMPIVFSSATLSVDGSFDYVAGSLGISDFLSFSVNSPYDYEKQMKLLAPRELLQDGEIRSEVAAAKKLALAAKLIKRTEGRALLLFRTMNELREFKQAASHHPDFASYTMLYEGDREISSLIAEFQNTEESVLCASSLWEGLDVPGPSLSNVMIWSLPYPPEDPVFMAKREAADSAFEEVDLPYMLLRLRQGLGRLIRSSTDQGIAAILDAEILLNQHVRDRVEAVLPPGAILQVESL; from the coding sequence GTGCAGCGATATCCTTTCTCCTATGATCCGTCAGAACCGTTCGTCAAGCAGGTCGGCGATTGGGTTGCGGATGTTTTTTATGATGTGTTGCCTGAACATGGATTTGATGTCCGGGATGAACAAATATTTATGGCTTACCAATTGGAAAGAGCCTATGCCAGTAAGAAAACAATTTTCGCTGAAGCTGGGGTAGGTACGGGAAAAACACTCGTGTATCTGCTTTATGCAGTTAACTATGCAAGATATACACGCAAGCCTGCAGTGATTGCCTGTGCAGATGAGTCGCTCATTGAGCAACTTGTAAAACAGGAAGGAGACATAGCTAAGCTTGCCCGTTATTTGGACTTACAAATTGATGCGCGGCTCGGTAAATCCCCTGATCAATATTTATGTCTTAAAAAAATAGACGGCGTTCGTCTTCAGGATGAAGATGCAGCGGTTATTGAAGACGTGTATGAAAATCTTCCTGATTTTGTTCATTCCCCAGGAACGATGCAATCTTTTTACCCTTACGGGGATCGTAAGGAATACCCTCATCTGAATGATGAACAGTGGAATAAGATCAACTGGGATTCATTTCAGGATTGTTTTGTATGTGATCAAAGACATCGCTGCGGCATGACCTTATCTCGGGACCATTATCGAAAATCTACAGATCTTATTATCTGTTCCCATGATTACTACATGGAACATGTGTGGACCTATGAGGGAAGAAAAAGAGAAGGTCAGCTTCCACTGCTCCCGGAACATAGTTCAGTCGTCTTTGACGAAGGACATTTACTCGAATCGGCAGCACAACATGCCCTCAGTTATAAGCTGAAGCATAGTGCATATGAAGAGATTATTACTCGTCTTCTAGATGGAGAGATCAGGGAAACGCTAGCCGAACGAATTGAAGATTCCATTGATCAGAGTCAGCTTGTGTTTTCTCTGGTAGCGGAGCAAAGTACTGCGATACCCGGTTCTGATCGAAAACAAATCCGAATGGATGAGAAGCTTCTTCAAGAACTGAATCGCTGGAAAGGTACGATCGAAGCTATTGATGAAGAGCTGGTCTTTGAGAGTGGCTTGCATACGCTTGATGAATATAAGCTGCGTATCGTTGAGGAGCATCTGGAGATGATCCAAACGGCTCTTCATCTGTTCCGTGATCCAGATACTTTCATTTGCTGGGCGGAAGAAAATGAGGATGGGGCTGCAACACTTGCCATTATGCCGCAAACGGTCAAGGAAGTGCTGAAGGAACGGGTATTCGGGCTTCAGATGCCGATTGTATTCTCATCAGCAACCTTGTCGGTAGATGGATCTTTTGATTATGTAGCAGGAAGTCTCGGAATTAGCGATTTTTTATCTTTTTCCGTGAACTCTCCGTACGATTACGAGAAGCAGATGAAGCTTTTAGCACCGCGTGAACTTTTGCAAGATGGAGAGATTCGGAGTGAGGTTGCTGCTGCGAAGAAGCTGGCCCTGGCGGCCAAGCTGATCAAACGTACCGAAGGACGAGCTTTATTGTTATTTAGAACTATGAATGAGCTTCGCGAGTTTAAGCAAGCCGCTTCGCACCATCCAGATTTCGCATCCTATACCATGCTGTATGAAGGTGACCGTGAGATTAGCAGCCTCATAGCTGAGTTCCAAAATACAGAGGAAAGCGTGCTCTGTGCGTCAAGCCTATGGGAGGGGTTGGATGTTCCGGGACCTTCATTATCCAATGTTATGATTTGGTCACTGCCTTATCCCCCGGAAGATCCTGTATTTATGGCTAAACGGGAAGCCGCTGATTCAGCATTCGAAGAAGTAGACCTGCCATATATGCTGCTTCGCTTACGGCAAGGATTAGGTAGACTCATTCGCTCATCGACGGATCAAGGGATTGCAGCCATCTTGGATGCGGAAATTTTGCTCAATCAGCATGTCAGAGATAGAGTTGAAGCCGTATTGCCGCCTGGAGCTATACTTCAAGTAGAATCGTTGTAG
- a CDS encoding DUF998 domain-containing protein, translating into MVKQLVIAKPLTVTASRFALASIFSGALFVLLLCSLHLLQPEFDPTWRFISEYALGDFGWMMHLAFGLLAFAQISVAITIFPHIRTVTGYIGLVILGISAIGVIIAGIFVTDPISVSPDDATFSGSMHSFGAMLDYTPVAALLISLSLCRLDVWRPVKRVLLTSASIAIVAMLVFVFQIPQDGHFGPEVLAGMFGRFLILAEITWLIIVGIHGAKLGASKYM; encoded by the coding sequence TTGGTTAAGCAGTTGGTTATAGCAAAACCTTTAACGGTGACGGCTTCCAGATTCGCGCTAGCGTCAATTTTCTCAGGTGCATTGTTCGTGCTTCTCCTATGCAGCCTGCATCTGCTGCAGCCCGAATTTGATCCGACATGGCGTTTTATCAGCGAATATGCACTTGGCGACTTTGGTTGGATGATGCACCTGGCTTTTGGATTGCTGGCATTTGCTCAAATCAGCGTAGCAATTACGATATTCCCGCATATACGTACGGTTACGGGTTACATCGGACTTGTAATTCTTGGAATCAGTGCAATAGGCGTAATAATCGCAGGCATTTTCGTGACCGATCCCATCTCCGTTAGTCCGGATGATGCAACGTTTAGCGGCAGCATGCACTCATTTGGAGCGATGCTGGACTACACGCCGGTAGCCGCATTACTGATTAGTCTTTCATTATGTCGACTTGATGTTTGGCGTCCTGTGAAGAGAGTGCTGCTCACAAGTGCGAGTATTGCAATCGTCGCGATGCTGGTATTTGTGTTTCAAATTCCGCAAGACGGGCATTTCGGACCGGAGGTTTTGGCCGGTATGTTCGGACGGTTCTTAATCTTGGCGGAGATTACGTGGCTGATTATTGTAGGGATTCATGGAGCCAAGCTCGGAGCTTCTAAATATATGTAA
- a CDS encoding alpha/beta fold hydrolase encodes MLDYKNKKEDLWQVSTVLSRGRATYDVVEASGKLVYLDTFSDSDWNIVSDSEMYTTVLFEEKSGGTRISIVTRFATNEQLDRAEAIGMIEGFTDAYDRLEEYLETLMGGKNTMETVISKDGTQIAYTKQGTGPAIILISSAAADYQDASPLAEHLSVNFTVYNYDRRGRGRSTDTSPYEIAREVEDIEALITVAGGQAYLFGSSSGAVLALEAANLLGDSVAKLFLYEPPFIINDSRKPVPSDYVEHLNGLIKAEKRSEAVEYFASEALGIPGEYIDYMKADPSWNKMESLAHTLAYDGIIMGTTQSGNPLPTGRWNVTIPTLVMTGENSEPLFHDAARALVELLPKAAAHSLAGQDHSAVIMAPDVVAKAIADSEQVRRVGA; translated from the coding sequence ATGCTGGACTACAAGAATAAGAAGGAGGACTTATGGCAGGTATCAACAGTTTTATCTAGAGGCAGAGCCACATATGACGTAGTAGAGGCATCGGGCAAACTAGTGTACTTAGACACTTTTTCCGACAGCGATTGGAATATCGTTTCGGATAGCGAAATGTACACAACCGTGTTGTTCGAGGAGAAAAGCGGGGGGACGCGGATTAGCATCGTGACGCGATTCGCTACCAACGAACAATTGGACCGCGCTGAAGCGATAGGCATGATTGAAGGATTCACCGATGCTTATGATCGACTGGAAGAATACTTAGAAACGTTAATGGGAGGCAAAAACACAATGGAAACCGTTATTTCAAAAGATGGGACACAAATCGCTTATACCAAACAAGGGACTGGCCCTGCAATCATCCTCATATCATCGGCAGCGGCTGATTATCAGGATGCTTCTCCGTTAGCCGAGCACTTGTCGGTCAACTTCACCGTATACAATTACGATCGTCGCGGTCGAGGCCGCAGTACGGATACCTCACCTTACGAGATCGCACGTGAAGTGGAAGACATTGAGGCTTTAATTACAGTCGCCGGAGGGCAAGCTTACTTGTTCGGAAGCTCATCCGGGGCCGTGTTGGCGCTTGAGGCCGCGAACTTGTTAGGAGATTCAGTCGCAAAGCTCTTCTTGTATGAACCGCCATTCATAATTAACGACAGCCGTAAGCCGGTACCTAGTGATTACGTCGAACATTTGAATGGACTAATCAAAGCCGAGAAAAGGTCTGAAGCAGTCGAATATTTCGCATCCGAGGCTCTAGGCATTCCCGGGGAATATATCGACTATATGAAAGCCGATCCTTCTTGGAACAAGATGGAGTCCCTGGCGCATACTCTTGCTTATGATGGCATCATTATGGGAACGACGCAATCCGGGAACCCGCTGCCAACCGGCAGATGGAACGTTACGATTCCTACTTTGGTTATGACAGGGGAAAACAGCGAACCGCTTTTCCATGACGCGGCACGCGCACTTGTCGAACTTCTTCCAAAGGCTGCTGCACATTCGCTTGCCGGTCAAGATCATTCCGCTGTTATCATGGCTCCTGATGTTGTAGCAAAAGCCATAGCGGATTCCGAACAAGTTAGGAGAGTGGGAGCATGA
- a CDS encoding ArsR/SmtB family transcription factor gives MEIDIFKALADPSRRKLLDLLHASNGRTLSDLCEPLDMSRFGVMKHLNILEEAGLITTRKVGREKLHYLNAVPIRHIYERWVSKYAEPWVIGLTSLQNELERDTNMDMKPRNINQIAIKAKPEQVWQALTDPAKTSKFWFNCAIRTTWEIESPFELWNGEEKKAEGIILEMDPPKKLMMSWRFVSFPGTEMDTPSRITWEIGSHTELHGVTLVTVVHDEFEKAMSTAKILENGLPIVLSGMKTLLETGEALAGE, from the coding sequence ATGGAGATTGACATATTCAAAGCGCTTGCGGATCCCAGCCGCCGTAAGCTTTTAGATTTGCTTCACGCTTCTAACGGGCGGACTCTGAGTGATCTCTGCGAGCCCCTCGACATGTCCCGGTTCGGCGTCATGAAGCATCTGAATATATTGGAGGAAGCCGGACTCATTACAACGAGAAAAGTAGGTCGTGAAAAGCTTCATTACTTGAATGCGGTGCCCATTCGTCATATTTATGAGCGATGGGTGAGTAAATACGCCGAACCATGGGTGATCGGATTAACATCTCTTCAAAACGAATTGGAGCGTGATACAAATATGGATATGAAACCCCGGAATATAAACCAGATAGCGATTAAAGCAAAGCCAGAACAAGTGTGGCAAGCTCTCACGGACCCGGCCAAAACGTCGAAGTTTTGGTTCAACTGCGCCATCCGCACCACCTGGGAAATCGAATCTCCATTCGAACTATGGAACGGGGAAGAGAAGAAAGCAGAAGGGATCATTCTTGAGATGGATCCTCCAAAAAAACTTATGATGAGCTGGCGGTTTGTTTCGTTTCCGGGCACGGAGATGGACACCCCGTCGCGCATTACGTGGGAGATCGGTTCGCATACCGAGCTCCATGGTGTGACTCTTGTAACGGTGGTACATGATGAATTCGAAAAAGCAATGAGCACTGCAAAGATTCTTGAAAATGGGTTGCCGATTGTTCTTTCAGGTATGAAGACGTTGCTTGAAACCGGGGAAGCGCTCGCTGGCGAATAA
- a CDS encoding NADPH-dependent FMN reductase, producing MKVTLIAGSNRTNASSTNLLRYIDSLLKAQNISVQFVDLSELQLPLFSPDNWDFHPNVKHVLEAIAEADGLILATPEYHGSVSGALKNALDYITGNQVAGKAVLSVSSAGGPLGVSSLSHLQTIVRNLHGINCSQWISIGYGSNTFGPDGAPIDEGMKDRVRDAVSSFVDLTRKLTPIAAAAN from the coding sequence ATGAAAGTAACCTTGATTGCAGGCAGTAACCGCACAAACGCAAGCAGTACGAACCTACTTCGGTATATTGACAGCCTTTTAAAAGCCCAGAACATATCAGTCCAATTCGTTGATTTATCGGAGCTGCAGCTGCCGCTTTTTTCACCCGACAACTGGGATTTCCATCCTAACGTTAAGCATGTATTGGAAGCAATCGCAGAGGCAGACGGTTTGATCCTTGCAACGCCGGAATACCATGGCTCCGTATCAGGAGCGCTTAAAAACGCCCTAGACTATATAACCGGAAACCAGGTTGCGGGCAAGGCAGTGCTTTCCGTAAGTTCCGCAGGCGGTCCGCTCGGAGTTAGCTCGCTGTCGCATTTGCAGACTATTGTACGCAATTTGCACGGAATTAACTGTTCGCAGTGGATTTCGATCGGATATGGATCGAACACGTTTGGTCCCGACGGCGCTCCGATAGATGAGGGTATGAAAGACCGGGTACGAGATGCGGTGAGCAGTTTCGTGGATCTGACCCGTAAGCTAACACCGATAGCAGCGGCAGCAAACTAA
- a CDS encoding SGNH/GDSL hydrolase family protein — MFLEHKYSDGHWMGSWFASQTYFDGNFAEERFEDQTIRMIIHPHAFGSKIRLKFSNLYGSEPAVFGTVTAALAAKDGETVPGTSRQVALNGQFSIVIPAGEEVYSDPVDLQVNEHVDVAVSVYVPESRTSTWHFSPPRSTYVAEGNHADDSSADFFRKKIHSYYWLSGMEVLTQGEPLRVIVALGDSITEGSTSTPDANHRWPDIFFERLRLEHPSYPISVLNAGIVGNQILKKGPAVGLPIGGESVLSRLDRDLFSHSGVTDVIFLEGINDIGLGNATANQIIDGMRELAAQVHENGLRIFAATLPPFGGAPYYSNEKELIRQEVNRWILTNEVFDGIIDFNTALADPEHPEQLLPVYDFGDHLHPSDAGFKALADCIPLSLFIKSDLV, encoded by the coding sequence ATGTTTCTTGAACATAAGTATTCTGACGGCCATTGGATGGGATCTTGGTTTGCAAGTCAAACGTACTTTGATGGGAACTTTGCCGAAGAGCGATTCGAGGATCAGACCATCCGAATGATTATACATCCGCATGCCTTCGGTTCAAAGATCCGCCTGAAGTTTTCAAATCTTTACGGTTCCGAGCCTGCGGTCTTCGGCACAGTAACAGCAGCATTAGCCGCAAAAGATGGGGAAACCGTTCCCGGTACTAGTCGGCAAGTTGCCTTGAATGGTCAATTCTCCATCGTCATTCCTGCAGGGGAAGAAGTTTATTCGGACCCTGTCGATCTCCAAGTAAATGAACATGTTGACGTAGCTGTCAGCGTTTATGTTCCTGAGTCACGAACCTCGACATGGCATTTTTCGCCTCCTAGGTCGACTTATGTCGCCGAGGGGAATCATGCCGACGATAGTAGCGCGGATTTTTTTCGAAAGAAAATTCATTCTTATTACTGGTTATCCGGTATGGAGGTTTTAACACAAGGTGAGCCTTTACGTGTCATTGTCGCACTTGGTGATTCCATTACAGAGGGGAGTACATCTACTCCAGATGCTAACCATCGTTGGCCGGATATTTTCTTTGAACGACTCCGCCTGGAACATCCCTCCTATCCGATCTCCGTTCTCAATGCGGGAATCGTTGGCAATCAAATATTGAAAAAGGGGCCAGCGGTTGGTCTGCCAATAGGTGGAGAAAGCGTGCTTTCTCGCCTGGATCGTGACCTGTTTTCACATTCAGGAGTTACCGATGTGATCTTTCTCGAAGGAATCAATGATATTGGACTCGGAAATGCGACCGCAAATCAGATTATTGACGGAATGAGGGAATTGGCAGCCCAAGTACATGAGAACGGACTGCGCATTTTTGCTGCTACCCTCCCACCGTTTGGCGGCGCTCCGTACTACTCCAATGAGAAGGAGCTCATCCGGCAAGAAGTGAACCGCTGGATCCTGACCAACGAAGTATTTGACGGTATTATCGACTTTAACACTGCGCTGGCTGATCCGGAGCATCCCGAACAGCTGCTTCCCGTCTATGATTTCGGCGATCATCTTCATCCTAGCGATGCCGGATTCAAAGCATTAGCCGATTGTATTCCATTGTCCCTGTTTATAAAATCTGATTTGGTTTGA
- a CDS encoding ester cyclase has translation MKTMEQKNAEVVTAFIEDIANQGMLEKTDQFFAPQIVEAFTDRRFTVEEILAQGEKVIARIFMTAVHAGHFAGNAPTGKNVKVTQFREFRVIDGDIADHRGWFDTATLLPQIQTQ, from the coding sequence ATGAAAACGATGGAACAAAAAAATGCAGAAGTGGTAACCGCGTTTATCGAGGACATTGCAAATCAGGGCATGTTGGAAAAGACCGATCAATTCTTTGCCCCGCAAATCGTGGAGGCTTTTACGGATCGGCGGTTTACCGTGGAAGAAATCCTGGCCCAAGGCGAGAAGGTCATCGCTAGAATTTTCATGACGGCTGTGCATGCTGGCCATTTTGCCGGAAATGCACCTACGGGAAAAAACGTGAAGGTAACACAGTTCCGCGAATTCCGGGTCATCGACGGAGACATCGCAGATCACCGCGGCTGGTTCGATACGGCTACGCTTTTGCCTCAAATCCAGACTCAATAA
- a CDS encoding ester cyclase: MKTMEQKNVETVNQFIEAFWNQSELDSVDRFLSNDYQEFSYQSKEGLKKFAATILEAFPDKQYTVEEIIGQGDKVLVRMTVKGTHEGMFFGTAPTGNTIDVTLYRQYRVEDGKIAEHRGWIDMVTMWSQIRGS, translated from the coding sequence ATGAAAACGATGGAACAAAAAAATGTGGAAACAGTAAACCAATTTATCGAGGCATTTTGGAATCAGAGTGAATTGGACTCCGTAGATCGATTTCTGTCCAACGATTATCAAGAGTTTTCTTACCAATCCAAGGAAGGTCTGAAAAAATTCGCTGCAACGATCTTGGAGGCATTTCCTGATAAACAATACACGGTGGAAGAGATCATCGGTCAAGGGGATAAGGTGCTCGTGAGAATGACTGTGAAAGGCACACATGAAGGCATGTTCTTTGGAACCGCGCCCACGGGCAATACGATTGATGTCACGCTGTACCGTCAATATCGTGTGGAGGACGGCAAGATCGCCGAGCATCGAGGCTGGATCGACATGGTGACCATGTGGAGCCAAATTCGAGGCAGTTAA